AACCTTGAATCTCAGGTTCCAGTCTCAGTTCCACCCTCAGACCTTCAGGTGGAACACCAGAGCAGCTACACCTAAGACAACCCCAAACAGTGTTGTAAATGTAAGTAAAAAGTTTTTATTGtcacaccctcctcctccttccgcTCAGGTGATCCAGGCTTCGGGCAGCGTTGATCTGGCTCGTAGCGTTGTCATTCCTCTGCTGACCAGAGACGCCATCGACTTCCTTCACGCCTCGGGGACGGCGGAGGAGAGACACTTGTGGGTTGCCCTGGGAGACGGATGGACAAAGAGCAGGTCAGACAGGAAGTAACCGATGGATCAGTCGACTGATTTAATTGGTTGACTGATCAACATCTTGGTCTCCTAAAGGCTGGAGTGGCCGAAGGACCACTACTTCCCGCCGTGTGTTCTGAGGTTTCGTGATGGTTGGGAACCACCTGCGTTGCCGGCGACAACCCCGAGTCGTGAGCAGGAGCTCGCTCAGCTTGCTGAAAGCCTCGCCAACGCCAACCTGCAGAGACCGGAGGACCCAAGGCCGTGggtggctcaggaggtaagGGGCGGGATGTGAAAGTGGCTCTGAGTTAAGCTTTTCTCTCGCTGACGTGGTACTCACTCGTGGTGtgatttctgtttctgctgcaggTGGCGCTGCAGAGGTTCTCCCCTGCTGACGGGTATGCCTTCACCAACACCTCCTACAAACGCATGCAGATCCTGGATCAGGACACGGCCGTGGCTGCTTTCAAACACGCCGCCAGCCGCCGTGTAGACCGGTAACTGCAGGTCACATGACGCCCTGGAGAACTGATCCCACTGCTGTGCTTGCTCTGCTCTACGGAGGCCTGGGAGGGGCAAAATCAATACAgcagaataaagaaaaatcacacaacAATCAACAATGATTAGatgaactaaaaacaaaatttctaaaaaattaactaaagaaaagaggaagttcAAACATGAGTgaataaagaaaacagtaaaTAGAAATTCATTATAAAAATTCAAATGAAGATATTTCAAAAGTAATAAATGGTTAAACAACTacgtatgtaaacaaagaaaatataacaAACCAGAATTAAGAAAGAATTCAatctaattttcctttttttcttcttcatcaacatcataacaataataattattattcaaatattTATGCATGCTCAAATAGAATAATTAATAAGATTtcataataaatgaatataaatatactagcactgtcagcgttaatctcgttacagttaacgccataaccgcattaacgcagcaaatctccgttagcgagttaacacggatcgccccgtgcaagGGGCTTCACGGCGCTAATGCGTTAACGAGCGACCCGCCTTAACGAACTAACGCATTGATTCTATGCAGCCCtcacacggggcgatccgcgttaATGAGCAAACGTAGATTTGCCgcattaatgcagttatggcgttaacgttgagtaaatgttttgaaaataatACATGCATTAATGAAGTGTTACTGAATGTGACTCAGTTTAATTATCAACGTCagaacatttcatttatatttgaatATAAAACAGAGGTGAGGAAATATAATCATTGATCAGTAAACTTTAATCAGCTAAAATATTGATAAATCttctgtcacttcctgtttgtcctcctgctgctgattggttttttttgttgctggttttcttCTTCGCTCGCTATgatctttgtcttcttctggcTGACGCTCCTCTGATCTGTCGGTGGGACATTTCTCCACGGCTGCAGCCGTTTAGTTTATGTCATCGCATTTTTACGATGTTCAGCAGCGTCATGGCGTCAGATCCAAACCGATCAGACTTAAAGTGAGAAGAGGTTTTTGTTTGACCTGATGTTCCTCCTCGGAGACTGATCTACCTTTAAAGTTCGGTGTTTGGCCCTGTGGAGCTGCTGTGCTGCTTCGggtcctctttcttttttggacTGAAGTCTTCCTTGTTGGTGTGTTTCAGAGGCTTCGACGCTGATGGCAGAGGGCAGCCCAAAATGTTTGCCAAATCGAAGTACGACTTTGTGGGGAGGAACAACACAGAGCTGTCGGTGCTTAAAGACGAGGTGGTTGAGGTAATCAtattagttttcttctgctCGTGGTTTATTCCTGGACTctgagtagctttgcatgattcacagttcagaataatcctCATGTAGCTGATACTAGACCTTAGTGTGGCCCCTCCTCTCTGAAAGTGCCTTCCCCTAAAAACAGgtctcttctgattggctggagAAGGTTTTAAAAGCTGGTAGGTGGGGCTTCTGTGTCTAAGATGACATCAAAGCGATCCAAGAGTATAaaaaactgagataaactgagtGTTCAGAGCTTTAATGTGTAGACATTAACTTCATGTCATATTAAACATGCCCATCTCTATGGCAACAGAAAATACGCAGCAGGAattgaggaggagggggagactGAGTGAAGTAATCCCTGACTCTTGCCTGGCAGGTGCTGGACGACAGGAAGCAGTGGTGGAAGGTTCGTAACGGCTGCGGTGCAATGGGCTACGTGCCAAACAACATCCTGGAGATCACCAAAGCGGTGGACATGACCAGCCGAGGAGAGCCCATCTACAGCCACACCGTCCAGGTAACGCACGCTCTGACGCTCACCGCAGCGGCTCACTTCCTGTCCCATCTCAGTCACCTCAATTCATGTTCTGTCTTTATGATCAATCATCAGCTTATGATGCCAAGGAGGGAGTTTGAGTTGTTCAAGGTAGGACGAGCTGGGTGTGTGTTTCTAGCTCGCTGTAGTTTCCACTTCCTGCGTTTGATTTGCTGTGATCTTAAAGGGACAGTGTCACATTTGAGCGAATCTGGTTACCTTTAAATTATGAAATGACTCTCAGCTGAGAGAGagattaaagctgtttttcctCTCAGTCCTGTGGACTGGACCAGGAGGACCCAGAGCTCCGTCATAGCTCCAAGGACATTTTACTTATTGTTCTAATATCTACTACtacttgttgttgttattgttgttattgttattattattattactttctaaaAATGACCCGTGATgggtgaaatccatgaagtagccaactttattttttacaattattatagatgttttaaggctgtaaaacccctcactacacacttttctcagacaggcatgaacattttcacacttttctctcttgtttaaacactcttcaaaccttcgtagaaaaataagtccaatattatagaatgaaaccaaaggcacccATGGTTGCCTCTGACGgtacaaaatgttttgttgacattgttgtgtttgttggggagaaaacatACAATACAGCACTCCAGATCACACTGCTAGCAATCGAAGCTTTGaaaatttgtaatttgtaaatttgacatgctgaacgcattctgcattgtacaggagacacggcacgagattgattggtctacagccaatcattGTCAATCAGGATGtagaacacaatgcgctgttaaaaaaagaaaaaagaatgcaaaattgcacaaaatgctgttttgtaTTTGAACTCCATTAtagtgagggaccactgtagtattattattatttatagtataatatgaaatgttgataatacatttttaaaccttagtttatttcagtttatttttacttaTATTCTAAAAGGGTAAACGTGCTGATCTTTAAAGGTGGAATTTCTGTGGTTTAACGGATTACAATTGTGATGGATTATCTTTAATACTTTACTTCCTGTGGAGGTTTTCAGTGTAAAATGCCAAAGCCGACAGAAACTCAGTGACGTTTCTCTTCGGTTCTTCGTGGCGCTGCTGTAGATCGCTGAATAAACATTTACTGTTGGTGCCGCTGTTGTCTGAGCAAGGCTAAAATAAAGCAGTGGGCTGTCCCTTTAAGAGGTTTTCTAGGATCAGGTCAGTGACCAGTAGTGGCTCCTCACAGACCCTGGTTCAGTTTGCAGTGAGTTACACATGTTGATTCATCGTCTCATCGCCATCATCTGTCTCATTTCTTGTTGGCAGCAATTACTGGGAGAGCTTAACGAGGTAAACACCACTGAGACTCTGATTGTTGCTGTTTCGAGGGAAGCACTCTGCTCGCCTCCAGCTCTGAACAGACTCCACCGCTTTAGATATTTCAAAGAtcaaaacagtttttctttgttcacaGAGGTGTCTCGTCATTAGTCCaggtcctttttttaaatttttttacacCACCTGAAGTTCCAGCAGAGAGTCGGAAAACCCTGACTGCAGGAAGCCTAAACCCTGACCCTGAAAAATCTGACTGATGAGAAAGTAGAGGCtgtgctttaaaatgttttaaaagctgCTGCAGATACTGGTGGCTTAAAATTACCTGAAGGGCTTGACCAATCAGGAATATTCAGCGCTGCAAGCCCCGCCCCCAAAGTTGACCTGATGGCATGTGGAAAATGATTCATTGCGAGCTCAATTTAAAGTTCCTGAGGTAGAAATCCAATTTATTTTATACAGACAGCTGAAAACAATATGTGCCGCCCCTCTGCAGGCTTCCAGGAGTCAGCCAATAAGAAGAAAGCAGGCTTTTAGGGAGGAGCTGCAGCTAATGCGCTGAATAAGATAaatgaggattattttgaactgtgaatcatgcaaagctgctcttgAGGAGTCATGAGTAAAACATGGAGCTGGAGATGAACAGACATGCTCACCTGTACACTCAACTGTACACTGAAAAACTCATCTGTATCCTGCAGAAACAGACCACAAGGACAGAGTTTGTCCCCAGCCAACCCGTTGCCACGCCAATGCCCCCAGCCCCCGCACCGGTTCCTCCTGCTCCAGCCCCCGCCAGGGTCCCCACGCCGCCACTGCCTCCTCCGGCCGCCGAGCCCACAAAGCTGGCCGCCGGCAGCAGCACAGTCAGCCGACAGAACAGCAACGCGTCCAGCGACATGGGCAGTGTCGCCATGAGGGAGCAAAACAGCCAGAAACCTGCTGTTGCCGCTGGCAGCCGTAAGTCCAGAAACACCTGCTGATCCAGCTGTTCAGCCCCAACACCTGTTTTagactaaaaacacaaacaatcccatcttttttaaataaagttcagAAAATCAAACCGTGATCAGTTTGAATACTTTTAATATTCAGACTTGCTGAATAAATGTTTCTACTTAAAGAATCCAGACCATCAGAGGCAGGTGACATGGTACAGGTaaccctgtttgtgtttctgtccaTAGGAAGGAAGTCGAACATGGAGGAGGTCCAGGACGAGCTGATGCACAGGCTGACGCTCGGTCGCAGCGCCCAGAAGAAGTTTCAGGGTCCCGCCCGCAGTGGCAGCACGCCGTCGGTCAGCATCACGTATGACTCGACACCAGAAGAGGTCAAAGCATGGTTGGAGGCCAAAGGCTTCAGCCCCGTGTAAGTCTGCTGCTTTAACCCGCACTGACCCACACGCTCAGTTGATCCTAAAGTTTAAACCTGTGTTTAGAGTAGGAAGGaaaccagaaaaacacaaactggactCAAGTCTGAGAGTCAAGTCTGAATGTGACCAATCAGGCATGTTCCTGACAGTCATGTGACTAAAACGTTTGGATTTATGACCAAGAACAGGAAACGTTCACTTCTGGAAGCTTTAATGACagtttttcaaagtaaaataatcCACAGTGTGACTTTCATGCTTCAAAGCGggtcatataaataaaatgatgtcACTTTCTTTACCCGTCATCATTTTTAACCATCTCATGATTGTAGTGTGTAACCACAAACTGTAAAAGGAAAGGGGGACATAATTGGAGAGGCTATAatggagtgagtgtgtgtgtgtgtgtgtgtgtgtgtgtgtgtgtgtgcgcgtgcgtgcagCACCATCACCAGCCTCGGCGTGCTCACTGGCGCTCAGCTCTTCTCGCTCAACAAGGAGGAGCTGAGGACGGTTTGTCCTGACGACGGCGCCCGAGTCTTCAGTCAGGTCACCGTGCAGAAGGCGGCGCTCGAGGTGGGTGTCACTGCTCAGACCCGACGTCACCATCAGATTTATTCCTATTCATTATAATCAGTCTGATTTTAAGTAAAGGAAGCAGAAATGTCAGTAACTGCAGGAAAGCAACAGAGACAGGAAGTCACTCTGAGGAAATGTGTGcagtatttcaaaataaaggtttgGTTTGATTAAAGCTGGaatattttagaaataaaaCTACAGTAATCAAACCTCATACTTCAAATCTTCAAgaacagcaaaaacattttaattaaatacaaacgtatttaaaatatattttcagagTAAAGTTTGTGTATTTAGAGAATGAGGCAGTCATAATGTAGGATATATTcttataaaacaggaagcataaTTTAAACGCTGAAGTTAAAATGGTCTTAGGTTTCATAATCTTTATATTTCACTAATGAGTTCATACTTATTTGAACAGTAATATTTTACACccaataaaatgaaaagttaGCCTGTTCTAATATCCTGAAAATATAGTCAcgttcattattattttattttattttattttaattaattgatgtatttattttaatttcatgttcaggacaagatttttttttttttttttttatcaaaaacaaaaccgaCTTTTGACTATTTAAAAAGTCtgggtaattttttttttttttattttatttatttatttattttttatatttcagctTTTTGAAGAATAATAATTAGACTttacacattttattaaaaggatttaactttttctttaagGACTAAAGGAGATGAACTGCAAATAGCTTAAGATTGCATTACAATAATAACTGTATTATACATCCATAATACTTTACAGAAGCGTCAGTCCCATGCATCCCATGAATCTAATGGTGGAGCCACAATATTTAACGAATAAAGTTTGaatattaaaagaataaaactgacAAACTACAACTTTAAGTTTCAAATAATCTAAAAATGAATTTTGACCTGTACTTCCTGCCTTTATTGAGTTTAAACAGCTTCCTTAGAGACATCCTCATCATGATTATGTTCTTAGATTAAAGGATCATTGACACAAACGTTCTGTATTAGGACAGATTAGTTTTCACAAATGAATCTTTGATGGTGAAATCGTGTTATTGTTCACTTTAGTGTCTGTCAGTGTGGTTTTATTACTGCATTTTATCAGATCGTGTTGTTAGTTGAGGCCAAGCTTCCTGACAGCTGATTGGTTCATCAGACAAACGCGTGCAGCAGGAAACGGAGACAAAACAATCTGAGTATCTGACATGTCAGCGCCGATTTAACTGATTACTGAAGTTAGTGAAAATGAAAGAGGGCTAAGTCGCTGAGTTTGACCACCAGAGGGAGCCAACAGGCTGTTGGTGTTAACAGACACCTCAATGCtgaggattattattattattattattattattattattattattattattattattaaaaaaacgtTTTGTGCTGGAATACAAATCGGATCACTTCCTGTAATAAAATCTAAACTTCTTTAAAGGGAAGCGTTTTATTTGtagacaacagcagcacttatGATCCTGATCTTGACGTTGTCAGATAATCTGAGGGGTCAGAGATTGTAATCTCTGTAATCTGTTCGCTgccatgtgtttgtgtctggaAGCTGGAGGCCTCTTCACGatcttttctgtctttaagcTTTCTGTCGCCAAACTCTGGCAAGGTCTGGTGTTCTGGTGTCTGTTTCCCACCTGCAGGTTTTCTTCTGAGCCTCCTTTGATCTTCTGATTCTGTTACCACACTCATTAAAGGTATCGTGTTCATGTAAATGAAGCTTCATTCTGTTGGCCAGATTTAAGGAAACTGCATGAGATGGAGGACTCATGGggttttacatgctgtggtaTTCAACAGGAGGTCCTCCATGACTCATGACAAAATTAAGATACTTAATGCGATTCAAGTAAACCCTtaattttatttcctctttggGTACCAACATGTTCCAGTATCTGTTAgtactaattattattatttttttttaaacttggtcAGAAGATGTCAGGCGAACGCGAGACTTGTTCATCCTGGCGTGAGGCGCATGTTTGAGGGGTCTTAACTGGGACTTACCTGTCTTACTTTTGGATTGTTGGCCCTTTTTTGGGTTGGGGATCATGGTCAATAAACCACTTTAAGTTCAACAACAAAAATTGAATCAACATTTACCATTATTGTGTCTTGCTCTTCTTCTTGACTTGGCCTTGCTGGTCTTGATGTGGCCATAGGTTTGGGACTGTTGGCGAGTTTGGAAGGTTTTGAATTTAGATTGTTGGACTCCTGTTTCTCTTAATTAGTGACATGACTTAGAAGCCAAAAAGGCCCAAGATGCTGCAGCAACTGCTGCTTCTTTCGGACTTGTTGTTCTCAACTTAGGAAAAGTATTCCAAGCTTAGGACTAGTTGGTCTTGATTTTGGGGGGAACAAGTCTTAAATGAGTCTTAGTGCGTTAAACTTTTTTGAATTTGGATTGTTGATATTGGGGAGTTTTTCATCTAACAGAACTTTCCCGTCAGCTCTCTTTACCTGGCCCTTTTGGATTTATAGTCTATAATTAGCCCACAGATGAAGACCAACATTGACCGGTTGCACCGGAGGATTTGTTCGTATCGACACAGGACTCCAGACTAGTTTCTTTTCTCAGAATTCCTGAATCTGGCCATCAGAACGAGGCTCCAGATGTTTCATGTGTAGCAGCATTTTTAAGGTAGTCAGCATTAGGCTTCCTGCTGTGGCTGTGCACAAAGTCCTTCTTAATCTCCCTGAATGAAGCAGCTCCCAAACAATGCCCTTCctgttgacctctgaccctcacCTGTTGCTAACTCACAGCCCCACCCTCCCATAGAAACCTGGATGTGTAGTAATTTTCACCTTCTTTTGgtaaaatgtgcaaacacattttCCATGTACGGATCTGGGTTTCAGGACTTTCTCCAACACATCAATTGTTAGTTTTagctcatatttttattttttaaacacacttaaTTTAGATTTAATATCTACTGTTGTTAGTTTGTCCTTTATAAAGAAACgaacactgaaaacatccagattcAGATCAGCTGCTGAACCCACAATCTAGACATGGACCATGCTGAATGGTTTGAAATACCATCTTAGATAAGTAAAGTGGCGACATACCTGTGAAAGCACCTGTAATACTGAAGCGTCTGGTAAGTATAAATTAGCTGTCTGTGGTCCTggatcagtttttaaaacagttttttaaataaagtgacCAAAAAGTTTCAGATGTCAACCAAACACTTGCCTAAAATTGTTCAATCTGCCTGTAAGATCTTCTTCTGCACCTCTGGACCTTTTGCAAGCTCATTAAAGTAAAACTacatgtgaaaaaaacattttagttcaCTAAATATGAAAATAGACTtttgaaatataacaaaaagggaaaatagtTTGAACTCATTAAACTAAAGTAAAAATGCAATTTTGCTAATTTAGTATAATTTAGTACTAATTTAGTATAACTGTTGTTACATGAGATGTGAATGTGACATTTGAGCTCTGAGGAGGACTCACAGGTCACAACAGGAAACATCTGGAAGAGGTCCAGAGGTGCACATGAGACGACGCTGAAGAGCAAACTGATTAAATTTCAGTGGCATGAGGGTTTTTCCTGTAATTGGCTGCTTCCTGTAATCTTTTTGATCACTTCTCGTACCTGAACACCTCAAGCTTCTTTCCACCTGCAGCTGGTTGCACAAATATCGGCACTTCGGCCTCAAACGCTATATTTTCTCCCTGCGGTGAACGAACTGCTCCAGATCATCTCGTCTCTGGGAACGCACAGACTCTGGTGTAGCAGGTGTTTGTGCCACCAGTTTCAGAAAATCCCGTTACCCAGCATGCTTCCTGACACCACACCGTAGACACATTCATCCACATGCTGTTTGCAGCTTGGCAGTCGCCAAAGGCTTCCCGAGGCTGAGTTTACACCAAACTGCAGCCAGCTGGCGCCGCTAGGCTCTGACCGACAGAAGATTTCACCTCAACGCGCCGAAAAAATCTTCTAAAGCGATGGCACTGACGCTCAGTAGATTTTACATTTATTGCTTGAAAAGCTCAGAGGTCGAGGTGAGACTTTCGGGGGCGCTCTAACAGGCTGAGGTGGTCCGGGAAAGCAGGAGCTTGTAGTTTGTCCAAGGTAACAGACCGATGTAAATAAAAGCTGTGGATAATTACCAAAATTCAAACTTAAGATCAgcttgaagaaaaaaagtttataaTTACATCGTAGTTTCTGACGTTTCAAGTTCatggagaattttttttttttctcttaaatttCCCTTTACCCTTGGATGGCCACCTGTAATCTGTGGAGAGGAACACTCTGTTTCAGTAAAGCTCAGCAAAAACAAAGTGGTTTTAGTGCGTGATTATTGGTGGAAAACTAAACTGCAGTGAGTCAGGCAGGCTGTCTAAATGGGCTCGTCTCACGAGGCGGCGCTCGAGAGTTTCCCGAGATCAAATGTGCGTTTGTGTCCTGATGAGTGTTTGTTCATGTCTCTGTTTCGTCTGCGTCTCCAGAAGAGTGCAGGCTCCGAGCTGCAGGAGATCATGAGGAGGCGGCAGGAGAAACTGGCAGCCAGCACCTGTGATTCAGGGGTGGAGTCTTTCGATGAAGGCGGCGCCCACTGAGCTCCACCCAGCTCctctccttccttcctcccttcctcttccctccctctgctgtaccttatccttttttttcaaaCCGCAGCCTGCTGCTCTCTCAATCCTCAGGCAGCGGCCGACCGCGCGGCGTTCGTGGAGATCATGCGGCGTAGACAGGAACTCCTCAGCTCATCTCCATAGAAACAAACCGACCGCCCACCGGActgccacacacacaatatTCTGCCATGTTTGCCTGGAGTTCACATGAACACTTTGGGGACTCGTTTAGTTGGTGAAAAGCTGTTTGCTCACCGTTTCCAAAGCAAAGCCTCGCAGTATTAACATCAGTGCCGCGCCCGGTCCTCTCCGCTCCATCACTGCGGTCAGGTCACACATAGGAGCGTTTCATGATGTAATGATGTAAACACACTGCACTCTAAGAAGACTCGTGGAGCCGAGACATTCAGGATTTATGTCTTTTGAGTTAAGATTGTGGAAAAGGCTAAAAGCAAACAGGAAGTGCTGatcctgtgtttttatttccaaagAGGGATTGACCCTGCACACGTGGATTATTCCCTCTGTGCCTGGGCACAGTGAGATCACGGAGAGGCTAAAACTGAGCCTGGTACTTTAGACATGCCTGACTGCTTGTTACAAAAATGAAATTCACTAAATGAATATTATTCTATCATCTATGCTAACAGACtgataaatatacatttaaatgtttttgagaGTTGTTTGATGGGATTTCATTTTCTCGGATTATTTTAAAACTAGAAGCAAAATGAAATGCACATAACTTTATAGAAATAACTTATGAAGAACATCTGTCACAGAGTGAGTGATCAGATTTCTTACAAGGAAATGATATTTGGTAATCAGCATTTTTGcacatgaataaaaatgctgttgtttttcaggCAGAGGTAACAACCAATGAAACAAGCCGAAGCAGCTGAGGTGTTTGTAATGGCTCAGATCTGAAAGTCTTTCTTTGACTTTGTTCTGagggtaaaaacacaaaatgaatgtAGCTGAACTCATCACGCCCCGTCCAAAGCAACAGGTAGCCTCATGTTTCTGTCTCATTGGTCATCTTACCTGTTCGAGCTGCAGGTGATGTGATGCCAGCGATTGCTGACTATATTCAGGTTTAGTAATTGCCATTACTATCAGCCTCCTCGTgaaaaaaatggggggggggaaatctaCAAATTGAACTCTGTATACTCTATCGAAAAcctgatggaaaagaaaaaattttACCCCagaaaaatcagcatttttgtTCTTCAGCTCCACAGAGTTGCATTCTGTCTGGATGAGCTCGAGTGCGCCCCCTGTGGGACAGGAAGTTCACAGGTTTAAGTTCACATTTTAAAGGttacacgcacacattcacatggACTTGATTTTGAACTGGATCACAATAACGACTCACACTAAGGAGTCCAGACCTTTCACATTAAAAGTTGAAAAGGGTGTAATCTGTTTTCTTAAAaggcttttaatgtgaaaaatctGTCCTTTTTGATCACTCTGAAAACCACCCAACCCAATCAGTGAGGTGACCACTGGGACTGAAGCGATGATGTGCTCTAACAGTCACGGGTGTGATGGTTCCCGCTGTGACTGGATTGGTTCGTGCTGGTCACGAGCACGCTCAGACATTATTTGAACACTGGCTATTGTTTGAGAATTTACCGCCAAAAATCAACAACAGAAGATGTTCAGATCAGTGagcagtaaataaagtaaaaacatgcagactgtttctgtttgtacaAGCAGCCTGAAAACACTGTAAATGAAAGATGTAAATGCTCATAGAAAAGGAAATGTACAGAAATGAGCCTGTACTCACTGTGGCATTGATTGTATTGATTTTGTTTCCACTTATGCACTTAATCTTCTGAAGGAaagttttgtctttgtctgaACTGTAGCACAGCACTGTAATACAAATAATGATTAAAGCAGAGTAGTTCAGTTTATGGAGAATTGCTTGTTGCTAATGAGAGAACAGTAAAAGTGTACGTAGTGTAGTTTTACCCAAACAGATGTATAGAGGCCAATCAGGAGGAAAGGTTAGAGTTCATTTGTACGTGTATAGTTTTCTTCGTGCCTTTTCCATGTAAATCTGCTCATTCTGCAataaaacatttactaaaagcatttttttttttaatgtcatcatggagccttttttttttttttctttcctgtaatCTTCACGTCTGCTTCTGAGCCATCTTTCTTTCAGAGATTCATTTCACAGCaaagttcaaattttaaattcattctttatttaaatactgtatttttc
The Astatotilapia calliptera chromosome 17, fAstCal1.2, whole genome shotgun sequence genome window above contains:
- the eps8a gene encoding epidermal growth factor receptor kinase substrate 8a isoform X2, whose protein sequence is MNGYEPPALASGVFGSYSSPINGHDAPSPEPATHKAKTSAKALYEQRKHYTKTSINSLTDTSQYHVEHLTTFVLDRKDGMITVDDGIRRLRLLDAKGKVWTQEMLLQVEEKMVSLIDLGTKNELENFQIGSIQHCQAVMNACSYDSILALICKEPGQVKPDLHLFQCDEIKANLIQADVESAMMDAKGSKVKKRPETLKMILKSDGIIPPPPSAPAPQPPPSPDLVDVKSRAAAWSAWTNEQYEDDRRLSQDNGPVEMTAARVDRDVQILNHILDDIEFFVTKLQKAAEAFGELSKRKKNKKGKKKSPGEGVLTLRSKPPSEDEFVDCLQKFKHAFNQLGKLKDHIQNPSAVELVHFLFTPLKMVIQASGSVDLARSVVIPLLTRDAIDFLHASGTAEERHLWVALGDGWTKSRLEWPKDHYFPPCVLRFRDGWEPPALPATTPSREQELAQLAESLANANLQRPEDPRPWVAQEVALQRFSPADGYAFTNTSYKRMQILDQDTAVAAFKHAASRRVDRGFDADGRGQPKMFAKSKYDFVGRNNTELSVLKDEVVEVLDDRKQWWKVRNGCGAMGYVPNNILEITKAVDMTSRGEPIYSHTVQLMMPRREFELFKQLLGELNEKQTTRTEFVPSQPVATPMPPAPAPVPPAPAPARVPTPPLPPPAAEPTKLAAGSSTVSRQNSNASSDMGSVAMREQNSQKPAVAAGSRRKSNMEEVQDELMHRLTLGRSAQKKFQGPARSGSTPSVSITYDSTPEEVKAWLEAKGFSPVTITSLGVLTGAQLFSLNKEELRTVCPDDGARVFSQVTVQKAALEKSAGSELQEIMRRRQEKLAASTCDSGVESFDEGGAH
- the eps8a gene encoding epidermal growth factor receptor kinase substrate 8a isoform X6, which produces MNGYEPPALASGVFGSYSSPINGHDAPSPEPATHKAKTSAKALYEQRKHYTKTSINSLTDTSQYHVEHLTTFVLDRKDGMITVDDGIRRLRLLDAKGKVWTQEMLLQVEEKMVSLIDLGTKNELENFQIGSIQHCQAVMNACSYDSILALICKEPGQVKPDLHLFQCDEIKANLIQADVESAMMDAKGSKVKKRPETLKMILKSDGIIPPPPSAPAPQPPPSPDLVDVKSRAAAWSAWTNEQYEADDRRLSQDNGPVEMTAARVDRDVQILNHILDDIEFFVTKLQKAAEAFGELSKRKKNKKGKKKSPGEGVLTLRSKPPSEDEFVDCLQKFKHAFNQLGKLKDHIQNPSAVELVHFLFTPLKMVIQASGSVDLARSVVIPLLTRDAIDFLHASGTAEERHLWVALGDGWTKSRLEWPKDHYFPPCVLRFRDGWEPPALPATTPSREQELAQLAESLANANLQRPEDPRPWVAQEVALQRFSPADGGFDADGRGQPKMFAKSKYDFVGRNNTELSVLKDEVVEVLDDRKQWWKVRNGCGAMGYVPNNILEITKAVDMTSRGEPIYSHTVQLMMPRREFELFKQLLGELNEKQTTRTEFVPSQPVATPMPPAPAPVPPAPAPARVPTPPLPPPAAEPTKLAAGSSTVSRQNSNASSDMGSVAMREQNSQKPAVAAGSRRKSNMEEVQDELMHRLTLGRSAQKKFQGPARSGSTPSVSITYDSTPEEVKAWLEAKGFSPVTITSLGVLTGAQLFSLNKEELRTVCPDDGARVFSQVTVQKAALEKSAGSELQEIMRRRQEKLAASTCDSGVESFDEGGAH
- the eps8a gene encoding epidermal growth factor receptor kinase substrate 8a isoform X1; this translates as MNGYEPPALASGVFGSYSSPINGHDAPSPEPATHKAKTSAKALYEQRKHYTKTSINSLTDTSQYHVEHLTTFVLDRKDGMITVDDGIRRLRLLDAKGKVWTQEMLLQVEEKMVSLIDLGTKNELENFQIGSIQHCQAVMNACSYDSILALICKEPGQVKPDLHLFQCDEIKANLIQADVESAMMDAKGSKVKKRPETLKMILKSDGIIPPPPSAPAPQPPPSPDLVDVKSRAAAWSAWTNEQYEADDRRLSQDNGPVEMTAARVDRDVQILNHILDDIEFFVTKLQKAAEAFGELSKRKKNKKGKKKSPGEGVLTLRSKPPSEDEFVDCLQKFKHAFNQLGKLKDHIQNPSAVELVHFLFTPLKMVIQASGSVDLARSVVIPLLTRDAIDFLHASGTAEERHLWVALGDGWTKSRLEWPKDHYFPPCVLRFRDGWEPPALPATTPSREQELAQLAESLANANLQRPEDPRPWVAQEVALQRFSPADGYAFTNTSYKRMQILDQDTAVAAFKHAASRRVDRGFDADGRGQPKMFAKSKYDFVGRNNTELSVLKDEVVEVLDDRKQWWKVRNGCGAMGYVPNNILEITKAVDMTSRGEPIYSHTVQLMMPRREFELFKQLLGELNEKQTTRTEFVPSQPVATPMPPAPAPVPPAPAPARVPTPPLPPPAAEPTKLAAGSSTVSRQNSNASSDMGSVAMREQNSQKPAVAAGSRRKSNMEEVQDELMHRLTLGRSAQKKFQGPARSGSTPSVSITYDSTPEEVKAWLEAKGFSPVTITSLGVLTGAQLFSLNKEELRTVCPDDGARVFSQVTVQKAALEKSAGSELQEIMRRRQEKLAASTCDSGVESFDEGGAH